A stretch of Elephas maximus indicus isolate mEleMax1 chromosome 20, mEleMax1 primary haplotype, whole genome shotgun sequence DNA encodes these proteins:
- the GP9 gene encoding platelet glycoprotein IX, with protein sequence MPFASFVPRHCTEVKAEARGESFPMPAWGALFLLWAVVEANKDCPERCICHPLETMGLGVDCSGQRLTALPALPVHTRHLLLTNNSLREVPPGAFDHLPQLQTLNVEQNPWHCDCSLTYLRLWLEDHAPEELHLIRCASPSLATGRPLSQLTGYELGNCGWQLQTSWASLGIWWDIALAAVAILGLVLLVGLLCLTTGPRH encoded by the exons ATGCCCTTCGCTTCCTTCGTTCCAAGGCATTGTACAGAGGTGAAAGCTGAGGCCCGAGGAGAGAG CTTCCCGATGCCTGCCTGGGGGGCCCTGTTCCTGCTCTGGGCTGTGGTGGAGGCCAACAAGGACTGCCCCGAACGGTGCATCTGCCATCCCCTGGAGACCATGGGGCTGGGGGTAGACTGCTCAGGCCAGAGGCTCACAGCACTGCCCGCCCTGCCTGTCCACACCCGCCACCTCCTGCTGACCAACAACAGCCTGCGCGAGGTGCCCCCAGGTGCGTTCGACCACCTGCCCCAGCTGCAGACCCTCAACGTGGAACAGAACCCCTGGCACTGCGACTGCAGCCTCACCTACCTGCGCCTCTGGCTGGAGGACCACGCACCTGAGGAACTGCACCTCATTCGCTGTGCCAGCCCCAGCCTAGCCACCGGCCGCCCACTGAGCCAGCTgactggctatgagctgggcaACTGCGGCTGGCAGCTGCAGACCTCCTGGGCCTCCCTTGGCATCTGGTGGGACATCGCACTGGCTGCCGTAGCCATTCTGGGCCTGGTGCTCCTGGTTGGCCTGCTGTGCCTTACCACTGGGCCCCGGCACTGA